From the genome of Ziziphus jujuba cultivar Dongzao chromosome 6, ASM3175591v1, one region includes:
- the LOC107409351 gene encoding retrovirus-related Pol polyprotein from transposon TNT 1-94 — protein sequence MIKLTATNYIFWRSRMEDFLICKDLFEPLEAKGRNPDPNKAVEWKKLNRKIIDEIRQWIDDSIFYHIEQETDAYALWKKLEDMYKDKTAYSKVLLMRRLVDLKLRSRTSVAKHISEFQSLVNQLSVLGLQLDDEKQALLLLSSLQDSWETLAVVLSNSAPNDKLTMLMVKDALFNEEARRKDAGMDQSHAFVTVRRRQQGGNQGKGRVKNESIGGFTKGKKLYKCYHCGLEGHLKKNCRKLLREQ from the coding sequence ATGATTAAGCTTACTGCtaccaattatatattttggagatCTCGAATGGAAGATTTTCTTATCTGTAAAGATTTGTTTGAACCTTTAGAAGCCAAGGGAAGGAATCCCGATCCTAACAAAGCTGTAGAATGGAAAAAattgaatagaaaaataattgatgAAATTCGACAATGGATCGATGATAGTATCTTTTATCATATTGAACAAGAGACAGATGCATATGCCTTATGGAAAAAACTGGAGGACATGTATAAAGATAAAACTGCTTATAGTAAAGTCTTATTAATGAGGCGATTGGTAGATTTAAAGTTACGAAGTAGAACTTCTGTAGCAAAGCATATCAGTGAATTTCAAAGCTTGGTCAATCAGCTATCTGTATTAGGATTACAATTAGACGATGAGAAACAAGCTCTTCTACTTCTTAGTTCTCTTCAAGATAGTTGGGAGACTCTAGCAGTGGTTCTCAGCAATTCAGCCCCAAATGACAAACTTACTATGTTGATGGTTAAAGATGCCCTATtcaatgaagaggccaggagaaaggatgCAGGCATGGACCAATCACATGCCTTCGTCACGGTGAGAAGAAGACAACAAGGAGGTAATCAAGGCAAAGGAAGAGTGAAAAACGAAAGCATAGGTGGATTCACAAAAGGAAAGAAGTTATACAAGTGTTATCATTGTGGTTTAGAAGGTCACTTGAAAAAGAATTGTAGAAAACTGCTAAGAGAGCAGTAA
- the LOC107407898 gene encoding ras-related protein RABH1b translates to MAPVSALAKYKLVFLGDQSVGKTSIITRFMYDKFDTTYQATIGIDFLSKTMYLEDRTVRLQLWDTAGQERFRSLIPSYIRDSSVAVIVYDVASRQSFLNTSKWIEEVRSERGSDVIIVLVGNKTDLVDKRQVSIEEAEAKSRELNVMFIETSAKAGFNIKALFRKIAAALPGMETLSSTKQEDMVDVNLKSTSSANQSQPQSGGCSC, encoded by the exons ATGGCACCGGTCTCGGCTTTGGCAAAGTATAAGTTGGTATTCTTGGGAGATCAATCAGTGGGAAAAACCAGCATCATCACCCGCTTCATGTATGATAAATTCGACACCACTTATCAG GCTACCATTGGTATTGATTTTCTGTCAAAAACTATGTATCTTGAAGATAGAACTGTTCGGCTGCAGTTATG GGATACTGCTGGGCAGGAAAGATTCAGAAGTCTCATTCCAAGCTACATCAGGGATTCATCCGTTGCAGTCATCGTATATGATGTTGCAA GTCGGCAATCATTCCTCAACACTTCAAAGTGGATAGAAGAGGTGCGCAGTGAGAGAGGTAGTGAtgtcattattgttcttgttggAAACAAAACTGACCTTGTTGACAAGAG GCAAGTGTCTATAGAGGAAGCGGAGGCCAAATCTCGTGAACTCAATGTAATGTTTATTGAAACCAGTGCAAAGGCAGGTTTTAATATAAAG GCATTGTTTCGGAAAATTGCGGCAGCTTTACCAGGGATGGAAACACTTTCTTCGACGAAACAAGAGGACATGGTCGATGTGAATCTGAAATCTACTAGCAGTGCAAACCAATCTCAACCCCAGTCTGGTGGATGCTCTTGTTAA
- the LOC132804018 gene encoding putative invertase inhibitor: MWHISFVSVLYFCLLLIISHQTAISADIINQTCKKCADESIVFSYEFCSASLQEVPESNVTNLQGLGSIAIKLALDNATNTISIIEQLLTNKTLDPFALACLEDCSEHYSEAITTLKDSIKIFLEEDYDTARRLLTVVMTAVTTCEDCFKDKEGVVSPLENENYSLFQLSDIALCIVHLLSLVVRSYNQ, encoded by the coding sequence atgtggcaTATTTCTTTCGTCTCAGTTTTATACTTCTGCTTACTTCTTATAATCTCCCATCAAACTGCAATATCAGCAGACATAATCAATCAAACCTGTAAGAAATGCGCGGATGAATCCATCGTCTTTAGCTACGAATTCTGTTCAGCTTCTCTCCAAGAAGTTCCTGAAAGCAATGTGACTAATCTTCAAGGACTAGGAAGCATAGCAATAAAGCTAGCTCTAGACAATGCAACCAACACAATTTCAATCATAGAGCAGTTGCTGACCAACAAAACCTTAGACCCTTTTGCCTTGGCTTGCTTAGAAGATTGCTCGGAACACTATTCGGAGGCGATCACGACGCTCAAGGACtccatcaaaatatttcttgaagaGGATTATGACACTGCCAGGAGGTTGTTGACTGTAGTGATGACTGCAGTGACAACTTGTGAAGATTGTTTCAAAGACAAAGAAGGAGTGGTATCCCCTTTGGAAAATGAGAATTACAGTCTCTTCCAATTATCTGATATTGCACTTTGCATCGTCCATTTGCTCAGTCTGGTTGTACGTTCTTATAATCAGTAA